CACGTCTCGGGGTGAGACTGGATCCGGCGATGCCGAGACTGGGGCCATTGGCGGGCCAGTGGGATCGGATCGGCAGCGGCTGGGCACTGGCCCAGCAGCACGGTCTCGCGGTTGCCGATCTGCTTGACGCATGTAGGACGGACCTGCAAGAGCGGCAACGATTTACCTCACGTGTTAACGCCGGGCTCGCCGGGCCTCGCGCGACCGCGGCAGTGCTCACCGGTCTGCCGGCAGTGGGAATCGGGTTGGGGCAGATGATCGGAGCCAAACCGCTCGCCGTGCTGAGCTCAGGTGGGTTCGGTGGCGTGCTGCTCGTTGTTGGGGTGGCTCTGGCGTGTGCAGGTCTGCTGTGGTCCGACGCTATTACGGGGAAGGCATTGCGATGACCGCAGCGCTGCTGATGCTGGCCGCGGCGATTGTGACCGCGCCGGGAGCGTTGCGTGCTCGGGTCAGGCTGTCGCGTGCCGACGCAATTGTCTCTGCCGATCGCCGCGTGGCTGAAAAGGGTTTATTGGGAATGGCATTCAGTCTTGATGTGCTCAGCGTGTGTCTTCGATCGGGGATGCCGGTCGCAACCGCCGTGTTAGTGGTGTCGTCGTCCGCGCCGTCGGAACTGGCCCGCATCCTGAATCGCGCAGGGGAGATGCTCGCCTTGGGGGCACCGGCGTCTGCGGCCTGGGCTGACCCGGGAGCTTCGGATGATCCGGGATATGAGCAGCGGCAGGCGCTGACCAGGCTAGCGCGGCGATCAGCCGACTCCGGTGCGGTGATGGCTGATGGCATCGCCTCGTTGGCCACTCAGTGTCGCAGGGATGCGCTGGATTCGGCAGTGGCCACTGCGGAACGGGCCGGTGTGCTTATCGGGGCGCCGCTGGGTCTGTGCTTTCTGCCGGCCTTCGTCTGTCTGGGC
This genomic window from Mycobacteroides chelonae contains:
- a CDS encoding type II secretion system F family protein; translation: MTPQALLLLSVALLVAPQRHSRLWQRSSSRRWNWKLAAAPVGVLVLAALWLLPLSVVIAVGVVGGTLCMWWSRRSRLKVQSKELAVLESGLDVLVGELRVGAHPVHAFEITAAELGGTVGEVFAAMAARARLGVRLDPAMPRLGPLAGQWDRIGSGWALAQQHGLAVADLLDACRTDLQERQRFTSRVNAGLAGPRATAAVLTGLPAVGIGLGQMIGAKPLAVLSSGGFGGVLLVVGVALACAGLLWSDAITGKALR
- a CDS encoding type II secretion system F family protein, whose product is MTAALLMLAAAIVTAPGALRARVRLSRADAIVSADRRVAEKGLLGMAFSLDVLSVCLRSGMPVATAVLVVSSSAPSELARILNRAGEMLALGAPASAAWADPGASDDPGYEQRQALTRLARRSADSGAVMADGIASLATQCRRDALDSAVATAERAGVLIGAPLGLCFLPAFVCLGIVPVVMGLARDVFSSGVL